A region from the Paenibacillus humicola genome encodes:
- the sigE gene encoding RNA polymerase sporulation sigma factor SigE, with protein MLVKWKLVLQLYYYRVLFLFGLKSEEIYYIGGSEALPPPLTREEEEYLLEKLPSGDTAIRAMLIERNLRLVVYIARKFENTGIHIEDLVSIGAIGLIKAVNTFDPEKKIKLATYASRCIENEILMYLRRNSKTRTEVSFDEPLNIDWDGNELLLSDVLGTENDTIYRNIEEQVDRKLLHKALDKLTERERIIMELRFGLADGEEKTQKDVADLLGISQSYISRLEKRIIKRLRKEFNKMV; from the coding sequence ATGCTCGTCAAATGGAAATTAGTCCTGCAGTTATATTATTATCGCGTTTTGTTTTTATTCGGGTTAAAGAGCGAGGAAATTTATTATATCGGCGGAAGCGAGGCGCTGCCGCCCCCGCTCACCCGCGAAGAAGAAGAATATTTGCTCGAGAAGCTGCCGTCGGGCGATACGGCGATCCGGGCGATGCTGATCGAACGCAACCTCCGGCTCGTTGTGTATATCGCCCGCAAGTTCGAGAACACGGGCATCCATATCGAGGATCTCGTCTCGATCGGCGCGATCGGCCTGATCAAAGCCGTCAATACGTTCGATCCGGAGAAAAAGATCAAGCTCGCCACGTACGCCTCCCGCTGCATCGAGAACGAGATTTTGATGTATTTGCGGCGCAACAGCAAGACGCGGACGGAAGTGTCGTTCGACGAGCCGCTTAACATCGATTGGGACGGCAACGAGCTGCTGCTATCCGACGTTCTCGGCACGGAGAACGATACGATTTACCGCAACATCGAGGAGCAGGTCGACCGTAAGCTGCTGCACAAAGCGCTCGACAAGCTGACCGAACGGGAACGGATCATTATGGAGCTTCGCTTCGGGCTGGCCGACGGCGAGGAGAAGACGCAGAAGGACGTCGCCGATCTGCTCGGCATTTCCCAGTCCTATATCTCCCGGCTCGAGAAGCGGATCATCAAGCGGCTGCGGAAGGAATTTAACAAAATGGTGTAG
- the spoIIGA gene encoding sigma-E processing peptidase SpoIIGA has product MNAVYIDVLFMINVMIDGSALLLTAWVRGVRAVWWKVLLAAFCGSLYAVLAVFPSLAFLFGIPVKLAVSVVMLLIVFGFGSIQHFVRLVFVFYAVNFVAGGAVLGLHYLLMSGSGEMKDILMFIGGRSDVHLRLGIVFLFSLISVGFYMFRSILMQRKERDLVRSHIAEVSVMIEGCERNCTGLIDTGNQLYEPLTRTPVMVMEASLWQEDLPPGWIKRIRDAEVDKLLATMQDEPFMWQDRLRLVPYRGVNRGAQFMLAIKPDLVVVRRDGEVYETRKVLVGLDAGRLAADGAYQAIVHPSLLHNQTNANGPIHSSSGRDGAACSSNGN; this is encoded by the coding sequence TTGAACGCAGTTTATATCGACGTCCTGTTTATGATCAACGTGATGATCGACGGTTCGGCCCTCCTGCTTACCGCTTGGGTGCGGGGCGTCCGGGCCGTCTGGTGGAAGGTGCTGCTGGCCGCGTTCTGCGGATCGTTGTATGCGGTACTGGCCGTATTTCCGTCGCTTGCGTTCTTGTTCGGCATTCCGGTTAAATTGGCTGTGTCCGTCGTCATGCTGCTGATCGTTTTCGGGTTTGGGAGCATTCAGCATTTTGTACGTCTCGTGTTTGTATTTTATGCCGTTAATTTTGTGGCCGGCGGTGCCGTGCTCGGTCTCCATTACCTGCTGATGAGCGGTTCCGGTGAAATGAAGGATATCCTGATGTTTATCGGCGGCCGTTCGGACGTCCATTTGAGACTCGGCATCGTGTTTCTGTTCAGCCTTATTTCTGTCGGTTTTTACATGTTTCGTTCCATCCTGATGCAGCGAAAAGAACGCGACCTGGTGAGGAGCCATATCGCGGAGGTGTCGGTGATGATTGAAGGCTGCGAGCGGAACTGCACGGGGCTCATCGATACCGGCAATCAGCTTTACGAGCCGCTGACGCGCACGCCCGTCATGGTGATGGAAGCTTCGCTTTGGCAGGAGGATTTGCCGCCGGGCTGGATCAAACGGATCCGGGATGCGGAGGTCGATAAACTGCTGGCAACCATGCAGGATGAGCCGTTTATGTGGCAGGACCGCCTGCGTCTGGTGCCGTATCGCGGCGTCAATCGCGGCGCTCAGTTCATGCTCGCCATCAAGCCGGATCTCGTTGTCGTACGGCGGGACGGGGAAGTTTACGAGACGCGCAAAGTGCTGGTCGGCCTCGACGCCGGCAGGCTGGCTGCGGACGGGGCCTATCAGGCCATTGTCCATCCGTCGCTGCTTCATAATCAAACGAATGCGAATGGTCCTATTCACAGCTCTTCGGGGAGGGATGGAGCAGCATGCTCGTCAAATGGAAATTAG
- the ftsZ gene encoding cell division protein FtsZ, with protein sequence MLEFDFETEQLAQIKVIGVGGGGSNAVNRMIENGVKGVEFITVNTDAQALNMAHSEQKLQIGDKLTRGLGAGANPEVGKKAAEESRESIMNTLKGADMVFVTAGMGGGTGTGAAPVIAEIARECGALTVGVVTRPFTFEGRKRSGQAEMGIEALKEKVDTLIVIPNDRLLEIVDKKTPMLEAFREADNVLRQAVQGISDLIAVPGLINLDFADVKTIMTERGSALMGIGNATGENRAAEAARKAIQSPLLETSIDGARGIIMNITGGSNLSLYEVNEAAEIVISASDPEVNMIFGASIDESLKEEIKVTVIATGFEHRSNPGLRRMAGQQPAEQQPAENRQTTTTPGPKPFGSGVSSDQLDIPAFLRNRRNNDR encoded by the coding sequence ATGTTGGAATTCGATTTCGAAACGGAGCAACTGGCGCAAATTAAGGTCATCGGCGTGGGGGGCGGCGGCAGCAATGCGGTCAACCGGATGATTGAGAACGGCGTCAAGGGCGTGGAATTTATAACGGTCAATACGGATGCGCAGGCGCTGAACATGGCGCACTCCGAGCAGAAGCTGCAGATTGGGGACAAGCTGACCCGCGGTCTCGGCGCAGGTGCGAATCCTGAGGTCGGCAAGAAAGCGGCTGAGGAATCTCGCGAATCGATCATGAATACGCTCAAGGGAGCGGATATGGTGTTCGTGACCGCCGGCATGGGCGGCGGCACCGGTACCGGCGCAGCGCCGGTCATCGCCGAAATCGCCCGCGAATGCGGCGCGCTGACGGTAGGCGTCGTGACACGCCCGTTTACATTTGAAGGGCGCAAACGTTCCGGCCAGGCGGAAATGGGCATCGAGGCGCTGAAGGAGAAGGTCGACACGCTGATCGTCATCCCGAACGACCGGCTGCTCGAAATCGTCGACAAAAAGACGCCGATGCTCGAGGCGTTCCGCGAAGCCGACAACGTGCTGCGCCAGGCCGTTCAAGGCATCTCCGACCTGATCGCCGTACCGGGTCTCATCAACCTCGATTTCGCCGACGTGAAGACGATCATGACCGAGCGAGGCTCGGCGCTGATGGGCATCGGCAACGCGACGGGCGAGAACCGTGCGGCCGAAGCCGCCCGCAAAGCCATTCAAAGCCCGCTGCTCGAAACGTCGATCGACGGCGCGCGCGGCATCATCATGAATATTACCGGCGGTTCCAACCTGTCGCTGTACGAAGTAAACGAAGCGGCGGAAATCGTCATTTCCGCTTCCGATCCGGAAGTGAATATGATTTTCGGCGCCAGCATCGACGAATCGCTGAAGGAAGAGATTAAGGTTACGGTCATTGCGACGGGCTTCGAGCATCGCAGCAATCCGGGGCTTCGCCGCATGGCGGGTCAGCAGCCTGCCGAGCAGCAGCCTGCCGAGAACCGTCAAACTACGACCACTCCCGGTCCGAAGCCGTTCGGAAGCGGCGTGTCCAGCGACCAGCTCGATATTCCCGCTTTTCTGCGCAACCGCCGCAACAACGACCGCTAA
- the ftsA gene encoding cell division protein FtsA, with amino-acid sequence MSSNDIIVSLDIGTSKVRAIIGEVQNGAINIIGVGSADSEGIRKGAIVDIDQTVQSIRNAVEHAERMVGIQINEVYVGIQGNHIALQTNRGVVAVSNEDREISEDDIDRVLQAAKVVALPPEREIVNLVPKQYLVDGLEGISDPRGMIGVRLEVEATVVTGAKTAIHNLVRCVEKANLQIAGIVLMSLASGQMALTKDEKMMGTVLADIGAGSATIAVFDQGSLSATSTLPIGGEYVTSDISYGLRTQTEQAEKIKQKYGCSLIGDAAEDQKFKVMRMGSNVEKEFTQVDLANIIEPRMQEIFHLIRQEVRRLGYGDKVNGYVLTGGAVTMPGTLGLAQVELESSVRIAVPDYIGVRDPSYTSGVGMIQYVSKYMRSRPVSAPKKSSSRKSGAAASSKPGLFERLKNLFSEFI; translated from the coding sequence TTGAGCAGCAATGACATCATCGTCAGTTTGGACATCGGTACATCCAAGGTTCGTGCTATTATTGGCGAAGTCCAGAACGGAGCCATTAATATTATTGGAGTTGGATCTGCCGACTCGGAAGGCATTCGCAAGGGAGCGATCGTCGATATCGACCAGACCGTGCAGTCGATCCGCAACGCTGTGGAACACGCGGAACGCATGGTAGGCATTCAAATAAACGAAGTTTACGTCGGCATTCAAGGGAATCATATCGCTTTGCAAACGAACCGGGGCGTCGTGGCGGTATCGAACGAGGACCGGGAAATCAGCGAAGACGATATCGACCGTGTGCTTCAGGCGGCGAAGGTGGTCGCGCTGCCGCCGGAGCGGGAAATCGTCAATCTGGTGCCGAAGCAGTATCTGGTCGACGGCTTGGAGGGGATCTCCGATCCGCGCGGCATGATCGGCGTTCGCCTCGAGGTGGAAGCGACGGTGGTAACCGGAGCAAAGACGGCGATACATAATCTCGTCCGCTGCGTCGAGAAAGCGAATCTCCAAATCGCCGGTATCGTCCTGATGTCTTTAGCCTCCGGTCAAATGGCGCTGACGAAAGACGAAAAAATGATGGGAACGGTGCTGGCCGACATCGGCGCGGGCTCCGCGACGATCGCCGTTTTCGATCAGGGAAGCCTGTCCGCCACATCGACGCTGCCGATCGGCGGCGAATATGTCACGAGCGATATCTCCTACGGACTGCGGACGCAGACGGAGCAGGCCGAGAAAATTAAGCAAAAATACGGCTGTTCGCTGATCGGCGACGCCGCCGAGGATCAGAAGTTCAAAGTGATGCGGATGGGCAGCAACGTCGAGAAGGAATTTACGCAGGTTGATCTTGCCAACATTATCGAACCCCGGATGCAGGAAATTTTTCATTTGATCCGCCAGGAAGTCAGAAGGCTCGGTTACGGCGACAAGGTGAACGGCTACGTGCTCACGGGCGGCGCGGTGACGATGCCCGGGACGCTCGGGCTCGCCCAGGTCGAGCTGGAATCCTCCGTGCGCATCGCGGTCCCCGATTATATCGGCGTACGCGACCCTTCTTATACCAGCGGCGTCGGCATGATCCAATACGTGTCCAAATACATGCGCAGCCGCCCCGTCAGCGCTCCCAAGAAGAGTTCATCGCGGAAATCGGGAGCTGCCGCATCGTCGAAACCCGGTTTGTTCGAGCGGCTCAAAAATTTATTCAGTGAATTCATTTGA
- a CDS encoding cell division protein FtsQ/DivIB: MQEKVPVLREPVRKRRSGKKLLAVLLLLFIVILSVMFFHSSISKISSVDVEGEQVLSVESIKQAAGVKAGDAFFGISASAIERRVKTLKPVESVEVVKTFPGKIGITVREFPVVAFELSKKGELSAVLSNGVDVPATANLVADKPVLTGWQDNDPVKAQLAKQLAAIPPESLADFSEIIPDPSKSYPDRIKIYTRTRFEVITAASLLPSKIAMLNGVTQQQEPGIVTLLLADKWAPFNNAPSDEESSK, from the coding sequence ATGCAGGAAAAAGTGCCGGTGCTGCGAGAACCTGTCCGGAAACGCCGAAGCGGCAAAAAATTGCTTGCCGTACTTTTGTTGCTTTTTATCGTTATATTAAGCGTGATGTTCTTTCATTCATCGATCAGCAAAATTTCTTCGGTCGATGTGGAAGGCGAGCAGGTGCTCAGCGTCGAATCTATTAAGCAGGCGGCAGGCGTTAAAGCCGGGGACGCATTCTTCGGCATAAGCGCCTCTGCGATCGAGCGCCGGGTCAAAACGCTGAAGCCGGTCGAGAGCGTCGAGGTCGTCAAAACGTTTCCGGGAAAAATCGGCATTACGGTTCGCGAGTTCCCGGTCGTTGCGTTCGAGCTGTCGAAAAAAGGAGAGCTTTCGGCCGTTTTGTCGAACGGAGTGGACGTGCCGGCTACTGCGAATCTTGTGGCGGACAAGCCCGTTCTTACCGGCTGGCAGGACAACGATCCCGTCAAAGCGCAGCTGGCCAAACAGCTGGCCGCCATACCGCCGGAATCGCTGGCCGATTTCTCGGAAATCATCCCGGACCCGTCGAAATCATATCCGGACCGGATCAAAATCTATACGCGCACGCGCTTCGAAGTCATTACCGCCGCCTCGCTGCTGCCGTCCAAGATCGCCATGCTGAACGGCGTTACCCAGCAGCAGGAGCCCGGCATCGTTACGCTGCTGCTGGCCGATAAGTGGGCGCCGTTCAACAACGCGCCGTCCGATGAAGAAAGTTCGAAATGA
- the murA gene encoding UDP-N-acetylglucosamine 1-carboxyvinyltransferase has protein sequence MDKLVIEGGKPLSGTIVIQGAKNAALPILAASMLVEGKVMLDHVPRLLDIDVMLNILRELGCEAVHEGQTVTLDTSTANSSHIPEALMRQMRSSIFLMGPLLARFGKVTVYQPGGCAIGERKIDLHLQGLTALGATVEEEGSRIVCCAGRLKGTEIHLDFPSVGATENIMMAAVLAEGMTTITNAAREPEIQDLQHFLNRMGAKIIGAGTDTITVEGVNRLEPCRYQVIPDRIVTGTVMVAAAATRGQVTLQHTNPVHLTSLIHVLRRAGVQIAVDGDIIKIGSSSRPKAIDRVVTSPYPAFPTDLQSQVMVLLALADGVSVMKETIFEGRFKHVDELCRMGADIRVDLNSAFIRGVSRLYGATVEATDLRAGAALVIAGLAAQGKTVVEQVHHIDRGYDRIETMLGRLGARIQRVPAAMDDRVYR, from the coding sequence TTGGACAAATTGGTGATTGAAGGCGGGAAACCACTCTCAGGAACCATTGTTATCCAAGGAGCGAAAAACGCCGCTTTGCCGATTTTGGCTGCAAGCATGCTGGTGGAAGGAAAAGTAATGCTCGATCATGTGCCCCGCCTTCTGGACATCGACGTCATGCTGAACATTTTGCGGGAGCTTGGCTGCGAAGCGGTGCATGAGGGGCAAACCGTAACGCTGGATACGTCGACAGCAAACAGCTCTCATATTCCCGAGGCGCTGATGCGTCAAATGCGCTCCTCCATTTTCCTGATGGGGCCGCTGCTGGCCCGGTTCGGGAAGGTGACGGTCTATCAGCCCGGCGGCTGCGCGATCGGCGAACGGAAAATCGACCTGCACCTGCAGGGCCTGACGGCGCTCGGCGCAACGGTCGAAGAGGAAGGAAGCCGGATCGTGTGCTGCGCGGGCCGGCTGAAGGGGACGGAAATCCATCTCGACTTTCCGAGCGTCGGCGCAACGGAAAATATTATGATGGCCGCGGTGCTGGCCGAAGGCATGACCACGATCACGAACGCGGCGAGAGAGCCGGAAATCCAGGATTTGCAGCATTTTCTCAATCGGATGGGTGCCAAGATCATCGGGGCGGGGACGGATACGATTACGGTGGAGGGCGTTAATCGTCTCGAGCCGTGCAGATACCAGGTCATTCCCGACCGCATCGTAACGGGCACCGTCATGGTGGCCGCCGCCGCAACGCGCGGACAGGTGACGCTGCAGCATACGAATCCCGTACACTTAACCTCGCTCATCCACGTCCTCAGGCGCGCAGGTGTTCAAATCGCGGTTGACGGTGATATAATTAAGATCGGCAGTTCCAGCCGCCCGAAAGCGATCGATCGCGTCGTCACGTCGCCTTACCCGGCGTTCCCGACCGATCTGCAATCGCAGGTTATGGTGCTGCTCGCGCTTGCCGACGGAGTGAGCGTCATGAAAGAGACGATTTTCGAAGGCCGTTTCAAGCATGTGGATGAATTGTGCCGCATGGGCGCGGATATCCGCGTCGATCTGAATTCCGCTTTCATCCGCGGCGTCTCACGGCTTTACGGCGCGACGGTCGAGGCGACCGATCTCCGGGCCGGAGCCGCGCTCGTGATTGCAGGGCTGGCGGCGCAGGGAAAAACCGTCGTCGAGCAGGTGCATCATATTGACCGGGGCTACGACCGGATCGAGACGATGCTGGGCCGGCTCGGGGCACGCATCCAACGCGTACCGGCGGCAATGGACGACCGGGTCTACCGCTGA
- the murB gene encoding UDP-N-acetylmuramate dehydrogenase yields the protein MEQFLAELARTDVGDVRHREPLSAYTTWKIGGPADVFVIPHDEKQLAAVLRLLRKHSVPWTNLGRGSNMLVSDKGIRGVVIQLGDGFDYVRFEGTLVHAGAAFSFIKLSVLAGKEGLTGLEFAGGIPGTVGGAVYMNAGAHGSEVSRIFKSADVVLETGELVRYGPGDMQFAYRHTVLHDRPGVVARATFELREGDRKEIAASLASYKDRRRRTQPLQLPCAGSVFRNPPGDHAARLIQEAGLKGLRSGGAEVSAQHANFIVNTGQATAEDVLALMATIRSTVNDRFGVDLVPEVLVVGER from the coding sequence ATGGAGCAGTTTTTGGCGGAGCTGGCCCGCACCGATGTCGGCGATGTCCGGCACCGCGAGCCTTTATCCGCATATACAACCTGGAAAATCGGCGGCCCCGCCGACGTTTTCGTCATTCCGCATGATGAAAAGCAGCTGGCGGCGGTCCTGCGGCTGCTCCGGAAGCACTCCGTTCCGTGGACGAACCTCGGCCGCGGCTCCAACATGCTGGTGAGCGACAAAGGTATTCGCGGCGTTGTCATCCAATTGGGCGACGGGTTCGATTATGTGCGGTTCGAGGGCACGCTCGTTCATGCCGGCGCCGCTTTCTCCTTCATCAAGCTGTCCGTTCTGGCGGGCAAGGAAGGGCTGACCGGACTGGAATTTGCAGGGGGGATTCCGGGAACGGTCGGCGGAGCCGTTTATATGAACGCAGGCGCCCACGGGTCGGAAGTGTCGCGCATTTTCAAATCAGCTGACGTTGTACTGGAAACAGGGGAATTGGTTCGCTATGGACCAGGCGATATGCAATTCGCTTACCGGCATACGGTGCTTCACGACCGTCCGGGCGTCGTCGCCCGGGCAACGTTCGAGCTCCGCGAAGGAGACCGGAAGGAAATCGCCGCATCGCTGGCATCCTACAAGGACCGGCGCCGCCGTACGCAGCCGCTTCAGCTGCCGTGCGCGGGCAGCGTGTTCCGGAATCCGCCGGGCGATCATGCCGCGCGGCTTATACAGGAAGCGGGCCTCAAGGGGCTTCGCAGCGGAGGAGCGGAAGTATCGGCGCAGCACGCCAATTTCATTGTCAACACCGGGCAAGCGACAGCTGAGGACGTTCTCGCCCTCATGGCAACGATCCGCAGCACCGTCAATGACCGATTCGGAGTCGACCTGGTGCCGGAAGTACTGGTGGTGGGCGAGCGGTAA
- the murG gene encoding undecaprenyldiphospho-muramoylpentapeptide beta-N-acetylglucosaminyltransferase encodes MRIVLTGGGTGGHIYPALAVGRHVAEEEPDTAILYIGTPKGLESRIVPAQGIDFEPVEITGFRRKLSLENVRTVMRFLKGVRRSKQLLAAFKPDVVVGTGGYVCGPVVYAAAKLGIPTLIHEQNAIAGLTNQFLARYADCVAVSFKESQTQFKRSKRVVFTGNPRASQVVKANRDKGFASLGLSQGSKIVLVVGGSRGAKAMNDAMVDMAPLTGRLPGVHFVFVTGESYYEGTMERIKKVIPQLSNYIHVLPYLHNMPEVLAASTLVVSRSGASSLAELTALGLPSILVPSPNVTNNHQEANARTLMNAGAAEMIIERRLTGAMLFERISAILGDSGRLAAMGTAARKLGMPQSAALLSAELKRLAGRS; translated from the coding sequence ATGCGGATTGTATTGACCGGCGGCGGAACGGGCGGCCACATCTATCCCGCGCTTGCCGTCGGCAGGCACGTAGCCGAGGAGGAGCCGGATACCGCCATCCTTTACATCGGCACCCCGAAAGGGCTTGAAAGCCGGATCGTGCCCGCGCAGGGCATCGATTTCGAGCCGGTCGAAATTACCGGCTTCCGGCGCAAGCTGTCGCTGGAAAACGTCCGCACCGTGATGCGGTTCCTGAAGGGCGTCAGACGTTCGAAGCAGCTGCTCGCGGCCTTCAAGCCGGACGTTGTCGTCGGCACGGGCGGCTATGTATGCGGTCCGGTCGTATACGCTGCGGCGAAGCTCGGCATCCCGACGCTGATCCACGAACAGAATGCGATCGCGGGACTGACCAATCAGTTTCTGGCCCGGTACGCCGACTGCGTCGCCGTCAGCTTTAAAGAATCGCAAACGCAGTTCAAGCGTTCGAAGCGGGTGGTGTTTACCGGCAATCCGCGCGCTTCCCAAGTGGTCAAAGCAAACAGGGACAAAGGCTTCGCCTCGCTCGGCCTGTCCCAGGGCAGCAAAATCGTCCTGGTGGTCGGCGGCAGCAGAGGCGCGAAAGCCATGAACGACGCGATGGTGGACATGGCGCCGCTGACTGGGCGGCTGCCGGGGGTCCATTTTGTGTTTGTAACCGGCGAAAGCTATTACGAGGGGACGATGGAGCGGATCAAGAAAGTGATTCCGCAGCTTTCCAATTACATCCATGTGCTCCCGTATTTGCATAATATGCCCGAGGTGCTGGCCGCCTCGACGCTTGTCGTCAGCCGCTCCGGCGCTTCGTCGCTGGCGGAGCTGACCGCGCTCGGCCTTCCTTCGATTCTCGTCCCGTCGCCGAACGTGACCAACAATCACCAGGAGGCCAACGCGCGGACGCTGATGAACGCGGGCGCCGCGGAAATGATTATTGAGCGACGGCTGACGGGCGCAATGCTGTTCGAGCGGATAAGCGCCATACTTGGCGATTCCGGGCGGCTCGCAGCGATGGGAACGGCGGCGCGCAAGCTTGGCATGCCGCAGTCGGCGGCCCTGCTGTCGGCCGAGCTCAAGCGGCTTGCCGGGCGAAGCTAG
- the spoVE gene encoding stage V sporulation protein E: MAKARSAPDMWMIVSILLILAIGLVMVYSASAVLAFHQFGDSFYFLKRQLLFAALGVGAMFVTMNTDYWIWKKYSKLALIVCFGLLVIVLIPGIGVVRGGARSWLGISSFGIQPSEFMKLAMIIFLAKLLSDRQQVVTSFTKGLLPPLGIMGLAFGLIMLQPDLGSAAVMVGASLLVIYTAGARLSHLGSLVLLGVGGLVGLILAAPYRMKRITGFLDPWSDPLGTGYQIIQSLYAIGPGGLVGLGLGMSRQKFNYLPEPQTDFIFSIVAEELGFIGGAAIIALFAILIWRGMRTAMTAPDTFGSLLAVGIVGIVGVQVFINIGVVIGMLPVTGITLPLVSYGGSSLTLLLTALGILLNISRYSR; encoded by the coding sequence ATGGCCAAAGCCAGATCCGCCCCGGATATGTGGATGATCGTTTCGATTTTGCTCATTCTTGCCATCGGTCTCGTGATGGTCTACAGCGCAAGCGCCGTACTTGCATTTCACCAATTCGGCGACTCCTTCTATTTCCTGAAACGCCAGCTGCTGTTTGCGGCGCTCGGTGTCGGCGCGATGTTCGTCACGATGAACACCGATTATTGGATATGGAAGAAGTACTCGAAGCTTGCCCTGATCGTCTGCTTCGGCCTGCTCGTCATTGTGCTCATCCCCGGCATCGGCGTCGTGCGCGGCGGCGCGAGAAGCTGGCTCGGCATCAGCTCGTTCGGCATCCAGCCTTCCGAGTTCATGAAGCTCGCCATGATCATCTTTTTGGCCAAACTGCTGTCCGACAGGCAGCAGGTCGTGACGAGCTTCACCAAAGGGCTGCTGCCGCCGCTCGGCATTATGGGCCTGGCGTTCGGTCTGATCATGCTGCAGCCGGACCTCGGCTCGGCGGCGGTCATGGTCGGCGCATCGCTGCTCGTCATCTATACGGCGGGAGCAAGGCTCTCCCATCTCGGCTCGCTGGTCCTGCTCGGCGTCGGCGGCCTGGTCGGCCTTATTTTGGCGGCGCCGTACCGGATGAAGCGCATCACCGGCTTTCTCGATCCATGGTCCGACCCGCTCGGGACGGGGTACCAGATCATCCAATCGCTGTACGCGATCGGTCCCGGCGGCCTGGTCGGTCTCGGTCTCGGCATGAGCCGGCAAAAATTCAATTACCTGCCCGAGCCGCAAACCGATTTTATTTTCTCGATCGTCGCCGAAGAGCTTGGATTTATCGGCGGCGCGGCGATCATCGCGCTGTTCGCGATCTTGATTTGGCGCGGCATGCGGACGGCGATGACGGCGCCCGATACGTTCGGCAGCCTGCTGGCGGTCGGCATCGTCGGCATCGTCGGCGTCCAGGTATTCATCAACATCGGCGTTGTCATCGGCATGCTGCCGGTTACCGGCATTACGCTGCCGCTCGTCAGCTACGGCGGCTCGTCGCTAACGCTGCTGCTGACCGCGCTCGGCATTTTGCTCAACATATCCCGTTATTCGAGGTGA